One Sulfitobacter sp. HNIBRBA3233 DNA segment encodes these proteins:
- a CDS encoding glycosyltransferase, giving the protein MSLPLPLLTEETAAVLLGDLWDRHHRSIPDPEGRAPTLLLSLPPAWGNRYQVLLYGRAAHHNTVVAGVRHPQDLAHVSWPGPVLLHAHWFASIFTSALSEADARARLDRTIAQIEAFATRTGARLLWTAHNLFPHDGAFPDTYLALRRWVFDRFDLLHVMDADHVPLLEQTYDRPAPPWFCVPHMTYHGAVPDSIDRLAARQQLGLPRDAFVFGAFGSLQGYKNTDRLMESFSALAATCPESSVALLAGGLPADREVARALARDAAAHPQITLLPRLIEDSEIQMMHRACDVMMLPYRGTLNSGAALMAATFGRPFVMPQGPGAAAMVPLGGRLYDPEAADGLHRVMAECLQDGPALAGPDRDALAARAPHEVSEAFFAALFGRGTPG; this is encoded by the coding sequence ATGTCGCTGCCCCTGCCCTTGCTGACCGAAGAGACCGCCGCCGTCCTGCTGGGCGATCTGTGGGACCGCCACCATCGCAGCATCCCCGACCCCGAAGGACGCGCGCCCACCCTGCTGCTCAGCCTGCCGCCCGCATGGGGCAACCGCTATCAGGTGCTGCTCTACGGTCGGGCCGCCCACCACAATACGGTGGTCGCGGGCGTGCGCCATCCGCAGGACCTCGCCCATGTTTCCTGGCCCGGGCCGGTGCTGCTGCACGCCCATTGGTTCGCCTCAATCTTCACTTCCGCCCTGTCCGAGGCGGACGCGCGCGCACGTCTGGACCGGACAATCGCGCAGATCGAGGCCTTCGCCACCCGCACCGGGGCGCGGCTTTTGTGGACGGCACATAATCTCTTTCCGCATGACGGGGCCTTCCCCGACACTTATCTTGCCCTGCGGCGGTGGGTTTTCGACCGCTTCGATCTTCTGCACGTGATGGATGCCGATCACGTCCCGCTGCTGGAGCAGACCTATGACCGCCCGGCCCCGCCGTGGTTCTGCGTGCCGCACATGACCTACCACGGGGCGGTGCCCGACAGCATCGACAGGCTGGCCGCCCGCCAGCAGCTCGGCCTGCCCCGCGATGCCTTTGTCTTCGGGGCTTTCGGATCGCTGCAAGGCTACAAGAATACCGACCGGCTGATGGAAAGCTTCAGCGCGCTGGCCGCGACCTGCCCAGAGAGTTCCGTGGCGCTTCTGGCCGGGGGGCTGCCCGCGGACCGCGAGGTCGCCCGTGCCCTCGCGCGCGACGCGGCGGCGCACCCGCAGATCACCCTGCTGCCGCGGCTGATCGAGGACAGCGAGATCCAGATGATGCACCGGGCCTGTGACGTGATGATGCTGCCCTACAGGGGAACGCTGAATTCGGGCGCGGCGCTGATGGCGGCGACGTTCGGGCGCCCGTTCGTGATGCCGCAGGGGCCGGGGGCCGCGGCGATGGTGCCGCTGGGCGGGCGTCTTTACGATCCCGAGGCTGCGGATGGTCTGCACCGCGTCATGGCGGAGTGCTTGCAGGACGGCCCCGCGCTGGCGGGTCCGGACCGCGACGCGCTGGCCGCGCGCGCACCGCATGAAGTGTCCGAAGCGTTCTTTGCGGCCCTCTTCGGGCGGGGGACGCCGGGCTGA
- a CDS encoding class I SAM-dependent methyltransferase yields MATPPKKITFEDVERDRRAFAKSLKEFQAQKGKYHNPAPELPLEKLSSCELLPNRYALIDKVRKGGTMAEIGVDRGDFSLQILRRCEPDKLHLFDIDISRLVNPEIRAELADGPGRVQTHVGDSSANMSKMPDASFDMIYIDGDHAYEGVMKDVEASIPKLKPDGVLVFNDYTTWSASTMFHCGVARAVHETCLRYPFKFRYMALQTMLYNDVMLVRD; encoded by the coding sequence ATGGCAACACCCCCCAAGAAAATCACCTTCGAGGATGTGGAGCGCGACAGGCGCGCCTTTGCCAAGAGCCTGAAGGAGTTTCAGGCGCAGAAGGGCAAGTATCACAATCCCGCCCCCGAACTGCCGCTCGAGAAGCTGTCGTCCTGCGAGTTGCTGCCGAACCGCTATGCGCTGATCGACAAGGTCCGCAAAGGCGGCACCATGGCCGAGATCGGCGTGGACAGGGGCGATTTCTCTCTCCAGATCCTGCGCCGGTGCGAGCCCGACAAGCTGCACCTGTTCGACATCGACATCTCGCGTCTGGTCAATCCCGAAATCCGCGCCGAACTGGCCGACGGGCCGGGCCGGGTGCAGACCCATGTCGGCGACAGCTCCGCCAATATGTCGAAGATGCCCGACGCCAGTTTCGACATGATCTACATCGACGGCGATCACGCCTACGAGGGGGTGATGAAGGACGTGGAAGCGTCGATCCCCAAGCTGAAACCCGACGGGGTGCTGGTGTTCAACGATTACACCACGTGGTCGGCCTCGACGATGTTCCACTGCGGGGTGGCACGGGCGGTGCACGAGACCTGCCTGCGCTATCCGTTCAAGTTCCGCTACATGGCGTTGCAGACGATGCTTTACAACGATGTGATGCTGGTGCGCGACTGA
- a CDS encoding glycosyltransferase family 4 protein — MKIAVLAEQNFNLIDGSTIWLLNVCKLLALQPDFEVTLLLSHRLENRVLADEVPERIRIVDMAGIAAVTGSRATSLSADTVLATLSDWEAAEGAFDRIFVRGTAYLEELLSSRVLAPKVVGYAPSAIPDVAEPEPDWVRQGRAGRMPLVVQSETAKTALESLSDYPAHVVHVVPPIVFHSGEMPTRDPDRAVLCYSGKIDFHYGMDWLLEIARAVGDYDGLGVSLIAGKDTYRPRFRDFFRQMDRFRADLEAGHVGGVDLVANVPHAEAKRRMGQGDFAYCLRHDRYDDVIEISTKIVEFCTLGVAPILNDNALNRALFGDDYPYYVDIAREDVPARVLKIMAGKGSDSYAVAQARIAQVAAGFAAETLSDRLATAIRGAPADLVLSPAPRHVMIATHEPKFLRQFCDYLRGDPQITLGWQYWQSTTKPKSKLGIPDSVDTILCEWCCENAVWHSQNKREGTRLIVRLHRFEAFRDFPERVNWDAVDALIVVSEHFRDLMIDRFGVPAGIIHVMPQYIDWHALDRPKLAQARFTLGLVGINPFDHKRFDRAIDFFATLRAADPRFTLAVRSVMPWEIDWVWNNREEDRARFEAVFERIFSDPDLVGSIRFDLAGSDMEEWYRGVGTILSSSDTEGCHTSVLEGMAAGCYPVVYDWPGARSLFDPYVHADMADAILGLRAFADLGDADLARARAQIAERARPHDVKRFAQDFFRL, encoded by the coding sequence ATGAAGATCGCGGTGCTGGCGGAGCAGAACTTCAACCTCATTGACGGCTCGACGATCTGGCTGCTGAACGTATGCAAGCTGCTGGCGCTGCAGCCGGATTTCGAGGTCACGCTGCTGCTGAGCCACCGTCTGGAAAACCGGGTGCTGGCCGACGAGGTGCCCGAGCGGATCCGCATCGTCGACATGGCCGGGATTGCGGCGGTCACCGGCAGCCGTGCCACGTCACTGAGCGCGGATACGGTGCTGGCGACTCTCAGCGACTGGGAAGCCGCCGAAGGGGCGTTCGACCGTATCTTCGTGCGCGGCACCGCCTATCTGGAAGAGCTTTTGTCGTCGCGTGTGCTGGCCCCCAAGGTCGTGGGCTATGCCCCCAGCGCGATCCCGGACGTGGCCGAGCCCGAACCCGACTGGGTGCGGCAGGGCCGCGCCGGGCGGATGCCGCTGGTGGTCCAGAGCGAGACCGCGAAGACGGCGCTGGAATCGCTCAGCGATTATCCGGCCCATGTGGTGCATGTGGTGCCCCCCATCGTCTTTCACTCCGGCGAGATGCCCACCCGCGATCCCGATCGCGCGGTGCTGTGTTATTCGGGCAAGATCGATTTTCACTACGGCATGGACTGGCTGCTGGAAATCGCGCGCGCCGTTGGCGACTACGACGGGCTCGGCGTCAGCCTGATCGCGGGCAAGGATACCTATCGCCCACGGTTCCGCGACTTCTTTCGCCAGATGGACCGTTTCCGCGCCGATCTGGAGGCGGGGCATGTCGGAGGCGTCGATCTGGTCGCCAACGTGCCCCACGCCGAGGCAAAGCGGAGGATGGGGCAGGGCGATTTCGCCTATTGCCTGCGCCACGACCGCTACGATGACGTGATCGAAATCTCGACCAAGATCGTCGAATTCTGCACGCTGGGGGTGGCGCCCATTCTCAATGACAACGCGCTCAACCGCGCGCTGTTCGGCGACGACTATCCCTATTACGTCGACATCGCGCGCGAGGATGTGCCGGCCCGTGTGCTCAAGATCATGGCGGGCAAGGGCAGCGACAGCTACGCGGTGGCGCAGGCACGCATCGCGCAGGTGGCCGCGGGCTTCGCCGCCGAGACGCTGTCGGACCGGCTGGCCACGGCGATCCGCGGGGCGCCCGCGGATCTGGTGCTGAGCCCTGCGCCGCGTCACGTGATGATCGCCACCCACGAGCCGAAGTTCCTGCGCCAGTTCTGCGACTACCTGCGCGGCGACCCGCAGATCACGCTGGGCTGGCAATACTGGCAATCGACCACCAAGCCGAAAAGCAAGCTGGGCATCCCCGACTCCGTCGATACCATCCTGTGCGAATGGTGCTGTGAGAACGCGGTCTGGCACAGCCAGAACAAGCGCGAGGGCACCCGCCTGATTGTGCGGCTACACCGTTTCGAGGCGTTCCGCGATTTCCCCGAGCGGGTGAACTGGGACGCCGTCGATGCGTTGATCGTGGTCTCCGAGCATTTCCGCGACCTGATGATCGACCGCTTCGGCGTGCCCGCCGGCATCATCCACGTGATGCCGCAGTATATCGACTGGCACGCCCTCGACCGGCCCAAGCTGGCGCAGGCGCGCTTTACCCTGGGCCTGGTGGGGATCAACCCGTTCGATCACAAGCGCTTTGACCGGGCGATTGATTTCTTTGCCACCCTGCGCGCCGCCGACCCGCGGTTCACGCTGGCCGTGCGCAGCGTCATGCCTTGGGAAATCGACTGGGTCTGGAACAACCGCGAGGAAGACCGCGCGCGTTTCGAGGCGGTCTTCGAGCGGATCTTCTCGGATCCCGATCTGGTCGGGTCGATCCGCTTCGATCTGGCGGGCAGCGACATGGAGGAGTGGTACCGCGGCGTCGGCACGATCCTGTCGAGTTCGGACACCGAAGGGTGCCATACTTCCGTGCTCGAAGGGATGGCGGCGGGGTGCTATCCGGTGGTCTATGACTGGCCCGGCGCGCGGTCGCTGTTCGATCCTTACGTGCACGCCGACATGGCCGATGCGATCTTGGGGCTGCGCGCCTTCGCGGATCTTGGCGATGCGGATCTGGCCCGCGCGCGCGCGCAGATCGCGGAGCGTGCGCGGCCCCATGACGTCAAACGCTTTGCCCAGGATTTTTTCAGGCTCTGA
- a CDS encoding glycosyltransferase, with protein MKQPPLPQRVVYVVSHSLPYSSNGYAVRSHAVATALSELGHEVVVINRPGRPWSIEGFDPARTIPTDQRIDGVRYLFLPLGAAPEDGQRARLRAAENVLAETFDILRPGCVIAASNWENAEPAQNAARRYGCAFFYEQRGFWDMARGETDSALSEADAVAAKRSRDYETRIARDARAAFTLGTAMKEEMVRRGVPAERIHLMPNGVSDPRPGGAPLSRADLGITARHLLGYIGSLSSYEGLELLVEATARLRGEGVDAALLVVGSDTPKGLVDADAASPRARALADLAATRGIAAHVHLVPQQPQSRIGSYTRLLDAFVMPRRRSDMTQIVPPIKPYSAASYGVPVLMTDMPPLDEVAQDIGAALFAEGDAAALATALRATFEREASGAAELRPGLRWTHRVRPLSRLLQGEAQALASAAAQGVTGHQTRPQHAGFDITRLPQVALGQQRGTLAYLGPETAPTDPRYDATRRVQLTRSNILAELATRAPGVFLVDWPALRATGNPDWDGLWSIDDMRLNRLMMTATRIATERGWQCHVAGPIQRSAAPLFRTVSQVFEEIVP; from the coding sequence ATGAAACAGCCCCCCCTGCCGCAGCGCGTCGTCTATGTGGTCAGCCACAGCCTGCCCTATTCCAGCAACGGCTACGCCGTGCGCAGCCATGCGGTGGCCACGGCGCTGAGCGAGCTTGGCCACGAGGTCGTCGTGATCAACCGCCCCGGTCGCCCGTGGAGCATCGAGGGCTTCGATCCCGCGCGCACCATCCCCACCGACCAGCGGATCGACGGGGTGCGGTATCTGTTCCTGCCGCTGGGGGCCGCGCCCGAGGACGGGCAGCGCGCGCGGCTGCGCGCCGCAGAAAACGTGCTGGCCGAGACTTTCGATATCCTGCGTCCGGGCTGCGTGATCGCAGCCTCGAACTGGGAAAACGCCGAACCCGCGCAGAATGCCGCGCGGCGCTACGGCTGTGCCTTTTTCTACGAACAGCGCGGGTTCTGGGACATGGCCCGCGGCGAGACGGACAGCGCTCTCTCGGAGGCCGACGCGGTGGCGGCCAAGCGCAGCCGCGACTACGAGACACGCATCGCGCGCGACGCGCGGGCGGCCTTCACGCTGGGAACGGCGATGAAAGAGGAGATGGTGCGCCGCGGTGTGCCCGCCGAGCGTATTCACCTGATGCCCAACGGGGTCTCGGACCCGCGCCCCGGCGGCGCGCCGCTCAGCCGTGCGGATCTGGGAATCACGGCGCGGCACCTCTTGGGATACATCGGATCGCTGTCGTCCTACGAGGGGCTGGAACTGCTGGTCGAGGCCACGGCCCGGCTGCGTGGCGAGGGAGTGGATGCAGCCCTGCTGGTGGTGGGGTCGGATACGCCCAAGGGTCTGGTGGATGCGGACGCCGCATCCCCGCGCGCCCGTGCGCTGGCCGATCTGGCCGCGACACGCGGGATTGCCGCGCATGTGCATCTGGTCCCGCAACAGCCGCAGTCGCGCATCGGCAGCTATACCCGTCTGCTCGACGCTTTCGTGATGCCACGGCGGCGGTCGGACATGACCCAGATCGTGCCGCCGATCAAACCCTACAGTGCCGCCAGCTACGGTGTGCCCGTGCTGATGACCGACATGCCGCCGCTCGACGAGGTGGCGCAGGACATCGGCGCCGCCCTGTTTGCCGAAGGGGATGCAGCGGCACTGGCTACGGCGCTGCGCGCCACGTTCGAGCGCGAGGCCTCCGGCGCGGCAGAACTGCGTCCGGGCCTGCGCTGGACCCACCGGGTACGACCCCTGTCGCGGCTCTTGCAGGGCGAGGCGCAGGCACTGGCCAGCGCCGCCGCGCAGGGCGTGACCGGCCACCAGACGCGCCCGCAGCACGCTGGTTTCGACATCACCCGCCTGCCGCAGGTGGCCTTGGGACAGCAGCGCGGCACTTTGGCCTATCTTGGCCCCGAAACCGCCCCCACCGATCCGCGCTATGACGCGACGCGCCGGGTGCAGCTGACGCGGTCCAACATCCTGGCAGAGCTCGCCACCCGCGCGCCGGGGGTGTTTCTGGTGGACTGGCCCGCCTTGCGCGCCACCGGCAATCCCGACTGGGACGGGCTGTGGTCGATCGACGACATGCGGCTCAACCGGCTGATGATGACCGCCACGCGCATCGCCACCGAGCGCGGCTGGCAGTGCCATGTGGCGGGCCCCATCCAGCGCTCTGCCGCGCCGCTGTTCCGGACCGTGTCGCAGGTGTTCGAGGAGATCGTGCCATGA
- a CDS encoding glycosyltransferase: MPRPRAPHFDPQGYLQLYPDVARAGVDPLRHYLRKGRFEGRQPGFVSADLRARDLAMGLLEGGSGALEEMARGHPRLTERVAAACAAADRAAARGDWRHAYDLLRPLETERDIVEGFGLPDTALLAAEAALVCGHLARAGRILALARRRYGALPDLALARANLALAKRGAAAWRGCLALPFLRRGVLPPSLFHDDAGGSETARFDTLAAHAPVRRGILSGPLVSVLMPARNAAGTIATALRSLSAQSWQRLEILVIDNGSTDATAAVVARHAQADPRIRLIDGAAEPGAYGARNLGLAEARGDVITLLDADDWAHPARIARQLGALGHGPASLSSWVRATPDLRISRWWKGEGLVHPNISSLMIHRAAVETLGYWDRARAGADSEYLDRLRARFGAAAVVHILPELPLSFGRKSDTSLTGGEQTGVATLHHGPRRSYAEAAARWHDRMAPDQPLPQRPTCRPFDMPAPLAVGDPPPADPPDTERLLRAGHFDADWYLRSYPDLRRTGEDPLRHYLEKGAAEGRDPQARFSTSGYARAHGIPPAEALLHWQAAGAPQDGTPLPTFAGDLPDGPGPRPLFFGHQARAEIFGAERSLLDMLDRAREAGCLPSVVVPQGLNEEYLDALRARARNVYIRPYTWLFGGVAPPSETVEVLREVIRDARADAVHVNTGVLEAPARAARAEAVPVTLHLRELPASDPQLCHGLGLHPEDLRTLLQSLGDRFVANSQAVADWLEAPAERTDIVHNSVDSALFDLPFDPPPRPRVALVGSLTARKGVGDLVALARAAHSEGLVADFVTIGPQSADLAALAPLPENLRHAGYAPDALRAMARADIVLSLSHVAESFGRTVLEAMAAGRPVICYDRGTPPDLVGRDGTAGRVVAPDAPRALLEALREMLARTRLVAASDAARTRARALQDQAHDAARALYRQS, translated from the coding sequence TTGCCACGCCCGCGCGCCCCGCATTTCGATCCCCAAGGATACCTGCAACTCTATCCCGACGTGGCGCGGGCCGGGGTCGATCCACTGCGCCATTACCTGCGCAAGGGCCGTTTCGAGGGGCGCCAGCCCGGTTTCGTCAGCGCCGATCTGCGGGCGCGAGATCTGGCGATGGGGCTGCTCGAGGGCGGGTCCGGCGCGCTGGAAGAGATGGCCCGTGGCCACCCCCGCCTGACCGAACGGGTGGCCGCGGCCTGCGCCGCTGCGGATCGCGCGGCGGCGCGCGGCGACTGGCGGCACGCATACGATCTGCTGCGCCCGCTCGAAACGGAACGCGATATCGTCGAGGGCTTCGGCCTGCCGGACACAGCGCTTCTGGCGGCCGAGGCGGCGCTGGTCTGCGGCCATCTTGCGCGCGCGGGGCGGATCCTTGCACTGGCGCGCCGCCGCTACGGTGCCCTGCCCGATCTGGCGCTGGCCCGCGCCAACCTCGCACTGGCAAAGCGCGGCGCTGCCGCGTGGCGCGGTTGTCTGGCTCTACCCTTCCTGCGGCGCGGGGTGCTGCCCCCGTCCCTGTTCCATGACGACGCCGGTGGCTCAGAGACCGCCCGCTTCGACACCCTCGCGGCGCATGCGCCGGTCCGGCGCGGCATCCTGTCGGGGCCGTTGGTCAGCGTGTTGATGCCCGCCCGCAACGCCGCCGGCACGATTGCTACCGCCCTGCGCAGCCTGTCGGCGCAAAGCTGGCAGCGGCTGGAAATCTTGGTGATCGACAACGGCTCGACCGATGCCACTGCCGCGGTGGTGGCCCGCCACGCGCAGGCCGATCCGCGCATCCGCCTGATCGACGGCGCCGCCGAGCCCGGTGCCTACGGCGCGCGCAATCTGGGGCTGGCCGAGGCGCGCGGTGACGTGATCACCCTGCTCGATGCCGACGACTGGGCCCATCCCGCGCGCATCGCACGCCAGCTTGGCGCGCTGGGGCACGGGCCGGCCAGCCTGTCGTCCTGGGTCCGGGCCACGCCGGATCTGCGGATCAGCCGCTGGTGGAAGGGCGAAGGGCTGGTCCATCCCAATATCTCTTCGTTGATGATCCACCGCGCGGCGGTCGAGACGCTGGGCTACTGGGACCGCGCCCGCGCCGGTGCCGACAGCGAATACCTCGACAGGCTGCGCGCACGTTTCGGCGCCGCGGCGGTGGTGCACATCCTGCCGGAGCTGCCGCTGTCTTTCGGGCGCAAGAGCGATACATCGCTGACCGGCGGGGAGCAGACCGGTGTCGCCACGCTGCACCACGGCCCGCGGCGCAGCTATGCCGAGGCCGCCGCGCGCTGGCATGATCGCATGGCTCCCGATCAGCCGCTGCCGCAGCGCCCCACCTGCCGCCCCTTCGATATGCCCGCCCCGCTGGCCGTGGGCGATCCTCCCCCCGCTGATCCGCCCGATACAGAGAGGCTGCTGCGCGCGGGGCATTTCGACGCGGACTGGTATCTGCGCAGCTATCCTGACCTGCGCCGGACAGGGGAAGATCCCTTGCGCCACTATCTCGAGAAGGGCGCGGCCGAGGGGCGCGATCCGCAGGCGCGGTTCTCGACCAGCGGCTACGCGCGCGCACACGGCATCCCGCCCGCCGAAGCGCTGCTGCACTGGCAGGCGGCAGGCGCGCCACAGGACGGCACACCGCTGCCAACGTTTGCGGGCGATCTGCCGGACGGGCCGGGCCCGCGACCGCTGTTTTTCGGCCACCAGGCCCGCGCCGAGATCTTCGGCGCCGAGCGCAGCCTGCTCGACATGCTCGACCGCGCTCGCGAGGCCGGGTGCCTGCCGTCGGTGGTGGTGCCGCAGGGCCTGAACGAGGAATACCTCGACGCCCTGCGCGCCCGCGCACGGAACGTCTATATCAGACCCTACACATGGCTTTTCGGCGGTGTCGCACCCCCGTCCGAAACGGTCGAGGTACTGCGCGAGGTGATCCGCGACGCCCGTGCGGATGCGGTCCACGTCAACACCGGCGTGCTGGAGGCGCCGGCGCGGGCGGCGCGCGCCGAAGCTGTGCCCGTCACGCTGCACCTGCGCGAACTTCCCGCCAGCGATCCGCAGCTGTGCCATGGTCTGGGCCTGCACCCCGAGGACCTGCGCACGCTCCTGCAATCGCTCGGCGACCGGTTCGTCGCCAACTCGCAGGCAGTGGCGGACTGGCTGGAAGCCCCGGCGGAGCGGACCGATATCGTCCACAACAGTGTCGATTCCGCGCTGTTTGACCTGCCGTTCGACCCGCCCCCACGGCCCCGTGTCGCACTTGTCGGCAGCCTGACCGCGCGCAAGGGGGTGGGCGATCTGGTGGCCCTTGCCCGTGCGGCCCACAGCGAAGGTCTGGTGGCGGATTTCGTGACGATAGGGCCGCAAAGCGCCGATCTGGCCGCGCTGGCCCCGCTGCCCGAGAACCTGCGGCACGCAGGCTACGCCCCCGATGCCCTGCGCGCGATGGCCCGGGCCGATATCGTGCTCAGCCTCAGCCACGTGGCCGAAAGCTTCGGACGCACGGTGCTGGAGGCGATGGCCGCCGGGCGTCCGGTGATCTGTTACGACCGGGGCACACCGCCTGATCTGGTCGGTCGCGATGGAACGGCGGGGCGTGTGGTGGCCCCCGATGCGCCCCGCGCGCTTCTCGAGGCGCTGCGCGAGATGCTGGCGCGCACCCGTCTGGTGGCCGCAAGCGATGCCGCCCGTACCCGCGCCCGCGCCTTGCAGGATCAGGCCCATGACGCGGCCCGCGCCCTTTACAGACAAAGCTGA
- the wecB gene encoding non-hydrolyzing UDP-N-acetylglucosamine 2-epimerase: MKVLVVFGTRPEAIKMAPVVQRLKQTPELVTHVCVTAQHREMLDQVLTLFGIVPDFDLNIMKPGQDLTDITSAILLAMKDILAQGGYDRLLVHGDTTTTMAAALAAFYAQVPVGHVEAGLRTGDITAPWPEEMNRRVVGRIADLHFAPTPTARAALRAENVAETDIHVTGNTVIDALHQIVARFDSDTTLDAQMRARFDMIDPARRMILVTGHRRENFGQGFEDICTALRDIAAASDVQIVYPVHLNPNVQAPVRRILGDSADVHLIDPQDYLPFVWLMKQAHIIVTDSGGVQEEAPSLGKPVLVMRNTTERPEAVEAGTVRLVGTDADTIRREVTRLLDDPAAHAEMARALNPYGDGQAAERIADALMARHA; this comes from the coding sequence TTGAAGGTACTTGTTGTTTTCGGCACCCGCCCCGAGGCGATCAAGATGGCGCCCGTCGTGCAGCGGCTCAAGCAGACTCCGGAGCTGGTGACGCATGTCTGCGTGACCGCCCAGCACCGCGAAATGCTCGACCAGGTGCTGACGCTTTTCGGCATCGTGCCGGACTTCGATCTCAACATCATGAAACCGGGGCAGGACCTGACCGATATCACCTCGGCCATCCTGCTGGCGATGAAGGATATCCTGGCGCAGGGCGGCTATGACCGTCTCTTGGTGCACGGAGACACCACCACCACCATGGCCGCCGCCCTTGCCGCCTTCTATGCGCAGGTGCCCGTGGGCCATGTCGAGGCGGGACTGCGCACCGGCGACATCACCGCGCCCTGGCCTGAAGAGATGAACCGCCGCGTGGTGGGCCGGATCGCCGATCTGCATTTCGCACCCACGCCCACTGCCCGCGCCGCCCTGCGCGCCGAGAACGTGGCCGAGACGGACATCCACGTCACCGGCAACACCGTCATCGACGCGCTGCACCAGATCGTCGCGCGCTTTGACAGCGACACCACGCTGGACGCGCAGATGCGCGCGCGGTTCGACATGATAGACCCCGCGCGCCGGATGATCCTCGTGACCGGCCACCGGCGCGAGAATTTCGGACAGGGGTTCGAGGACATCTGCACCGCCCTGCGCGACATCGCCGCCGCCAGTGACGTGCAGATCGTCTATCCCGTCCACCTCAATCCCAACGTGCAGGCCCCCGTGCGCCGCATTCTGGGCGACAGTGCCGATGTGCACCTGATCGATCCGCAGGATTATCTGCCCTTCGTGTGGCTGATGAAGCAGGCCCATATCATCGTCACCGACAGCGGCGGCGTGCAGGAAGAGGCGCCCAGCCTCGGCAAGCCGGTGCTGGTGATGCGCAACACCACCGAACGCCCCGAAGCCGTCGAGGCGGGAACCGTGCGGCTGGTCGGGACGGATGCCGATACGATCCGGCGCGAGGTCACGCGCCTGCTGGACGACCCCGCCGCCCACGCCGAGATGGCCCGCGCGCTCAACCCTTACGGCGACGGACAGGCCGCCGAGCGTATCGCGGATGCGCTCATGGCCCGACACGCCTGA
- the wecC gene encoding UDP-N-acetyl-D-mannosamine dehydrogenase yields MFKTISMIGLGYIGLPTAALFAARGTDVIGVDVSQRVVDTINAGKIHIVEPELDGIVHKAVTGGKLRATTVPEPSDAFVIAVPTPFHADRTPDLSYIESAARMIAPVLAPGNLVILESTSPVGATEQMATWLAAARPDLSFPQDAGEDADVQVAHCPERVLPGQVVRELVDNDRIIGGMTARASEMAVAMYKLVVKGDCVITNARTAEMCKLTENSSRDVAIAFANELSMICDAFDIDVWELISLANRHPRVNILQPGAGVGGHCIAVDPWFIVASAPETATLIRTARERNDSKPGWVLAKGREAMMNVLAAAPERSLKDIKVACLGLAFKPDIDDLRESPALGVVEGFAALGCKVLAVEPHIDALPPSLAGTDTTLVSLEQALEEADVICALVRHTQFAGLRDRLPEGKELIDVVGL; encoded by the coding sequence ATGTTCAAGACGATTTCAATGATTGGCCTGGGCTATATCGGCCTGCCGACCGCAGCGCTGTTCGCCGCGCGCGGAACCGATGTGATCGGTGTCGATGTCAGCCAGCGGGTGGTTGACACGATCAACGCCGGCAAGATCCACATCGTGGAGCCCGAACTCGACGGGATCGTGCACAAGGCCGTCACCGGCGGCAAACTGCGCGCCACCACCGTGCCCGAACCCTCGGACGCCTTCGTCATCGCGGTGCCCACGCCCTTCCACGCCGACCGAACACCAGACCTGAGCTATATCGAATCCGCCGCGCGGATGATCGCGCCGGTTCTGGCCCCGGGGAATCTGGTGATCCTCGAAAGCACCTCGCCGGTGGGGGCGACCGAACAGATGGCCACCTGGCTGGCCGCCGCGCGCCCCGATCTGAGCTTTCCTCAGGACGCGGGCGAGGATGCGGATGTGCAGGTCGCCCACTGCCCCGAGCGGGTCTTGCCCGGTCAGGTGGTGCGTGAACTGGTCGACAACGACCGCATCATCGGCGGCATGACCGCGCGCGCCAGCGAGATGGCCGTCGCGATGTACAAGCTGGTGGTCAAGGGCGACTGCGTGATCACCAATGCGCGTACCGCCGAGATGTGCAAGCTGACCGAGAACTCCAGCCGCGATGTGGCCATCGCCTTTGCCAACGAGCTGTCGATGATCTGCGATGCCTTCGACATCGACGTCTGGGAACTCATCAGCCTTGCCAACCGCCATCCGCGGGTCAACATCCTGCAACCGGGCGCCGGCGTGGGCGGGCATTGCATTGCCGTCGACCCGTGGTTCATTGTGGCCTCCGCGCCCGAAACCGCCACGCTGATCCGCACCGCGCGCGAGCGCAACGACAGCAAACCCGGCTGGGTGCTGGCAAAGGGACGCGAGGCGATGATGAACGTGCTCGCCGCAGCCCCCGAACGCAGCCTGAAGGACATCAAGGTGGCCTGCCTCGGACTCGCCTTCAAACCCGACATCGACGACCTGCGCGAAAGCCCCGCACTGGGAGTGGTCGAAGGCTTTGCCGCGCTCGGCTGCAAGGTGCTCGCCGTAGAGCCGCATATCGACGCGCTTCCCCCAAGCCTTGCGGGCACCGACACCACGCTGGTATCCTTGGAACAGGCGCTGGAAGAGGCGGACGTGATCTGCGCGCTGGTGCGTCATACCCAATTTGCCGGGCTGCGCGACCGTCTGCCGGAGGGTAAGGAGCTGATCGATGTTGTCGGGCTTTAA